The Aquila chrysaetos chrysaetos chromosome 21, bAquChr1.4, whole genome shotgun sequence DNA window ATCATGGTTTACCAGACAAAGTCTCCCGTGCCCATCACCTGCCCAGCTGGCTGCATCTGTACTTCGCAGAGCTCAGACAATGGCTTAAATGTGAACTGCCAAGAGAAAAAGATAAGTAACATCTCCGAACTCCACCCCAGGCCGACCAGTCCAAAGAAACTTTACCTTACCAGTAACTATCTGCAAGTCATTTACAGAACCGATCTCGCAGAGTACAGCTCTCTGGATTTGTTACATCTAGGAAATAACAGAATTGCAGTGATACAAGAAGGTGCCTTTACAAACCTCACAAGTTTACGCAGACTTTATCTTAACGGCAACTACCTTGAGATTCTGTACCCATCTATGTTCGCCGGGCTGCACAGCCTGCAGTATCTCTACCTAGAGTACAATGTCATCAAGGAGATCCTGCCACGCACCTTTGATGCTCTGAGTAATCTTCATCTCTTATTTCTCAATAACAACCTGCTCAGATCCTTGCCCGACAACGTCTTTGGCGGCACTTCCCTCACCAGACTCAACCTGAGAAACAACCATTTCTCACACCTGCCTGTGAGAGGAGTCTTGGACCAGCTCTCGGCTCTAATTCAGATAGACCTCCAGGAGAACCCTTGGGACTGCACGTGTGACATCCTGGGGCTGAGGAACTGGATAGAGCAAGTCACTGACCAGAACAACCAGCAGTCAAATCCCCCCGTAGTTATCAACGAAGTCATATGCGAGTCTCCCACCAAGCACTCTGGAGAGCACCTGAAATTCCTGAGCAAAGAAGCCATCTGCCCAGAGAACCCCAACTTGTCAgattcttctctcctctccatGAACCAGAACACAGATACACCCCATCTCCTTGGTGCCTCGCCCAGCTCCTACCCAGAAATCCACACTGAAGTTCCGCTGTCTGTCTTAATTTTAGGCTTGCTGGTTGTGTTTATTTTGTCCGTCTGTTTTGGGGCAGGCCTGTTTGTCTTTGTCCTTAAGCGCCGGAAGGGGGTGCAAAGCATGCCCAGCAGCGCAAACAACTTAGATATAAGTTCATTCCAGCTCCAGTACGGGTCTTACAACACTGAGACCCACGATAAAACTGAAGGACATGTTTATAACTACATTCCCCCTCCGGTCGGACAGATGTGCCAAAACCCAATCTACATGCAAAAGGAAGGGGATCCGGTTGCCTATTACAGGAATCTCCATGAGTTTAGCTATAGCAATCTTGACCACAAAAAGGAAGACCCTGCCAGTCTTGCATTTACAATCAGTGCAGCTGAATTACTGGAAAAGCAGTCCTCGCCAAGGGAACCAGAGCTTCTGTATCAAAATATCGCAGAAAGGGTCAAGGAACTCCCCACCGGAGGATTAGTTCATTATAACTTTTGCACCTTACCCAAAAGGCAGTTTGCCCCTTCGTATGAATCAAGAcgccaaaaccaggacaggataaataaaactgttttatatGGAACTCccaggaaatattttgcagaacagTCTAAACCCGAGCATCCTTTACTCCAAGGAAAGCTACAAACAGAACCAGACTACCTCGAagttctggaaaaacaaactgcaatCAGTCAGCTGTGaggggggggaggtgggagacaaaggaaaatttttaaatgagctcAGCATCACATTTGATTGAGTCTGAACTCAGTGCCGATGTCATCTGTCGCATTCCCAAcatttccactttttaaaattagagagGGAGTGAGAGAGAAATGGAACCCTTACAGCAAAGCAGGGATATGGTGTTGCTTTTGCAACATTccctttaaattatttctatatcTCTCTCCTTTTAACCCTTCTGTAGGAACTGTCACTGCAAATGTATGTTTCTGTAATAGATCTTGCATAATTCTTTTTGATTTGGAAGGAAATGAGGAAGGGGGTCTTTgggttttctgttggttttttttcttttcatttcaaagtggAAACTTAATGTATTATATAGAAGATCTCCAAAGATCTTTTTTCCTGGACTATGActttcttttgtaaataataataTACAGTACTGCTGTTTCAATTACCAAGTATAGCCACTGGGCGTCACTTTTTTGTGTTAAAGTGCCTTTGCACTTTAAGTACATTATTACTTAATTGTTGCTCTTAGCTTTGATAAATTGAACCTATTTTAATGTGttgtatttttgaaattaaaaaaaattgtaaaatagaTCTATATGTCAGCTGCATTAAATCAGAAGGTTCGATTTATAGGAAAGCTACCCTCCTTTAAATGAATCTAGTTCTAGGACCTTACAGACTCAAATGTAAATTATTGGggtattttttccctctagGTTTGTTTAGAGTGATCCACTGAAATCAACTGAGAGGATTTTGCAATGGACTAGAGGTTATCAAATGCCTCAGCTGGGAGTAACAGCTCATTAATAAAAGACGTTTAACACAATGTCATAGTGAACTGAACAATTAATGTCCTTCTTAATACGTTGCATTGCAGCTCTAACACAGTAATGTTCGGTGGTTTAAGATTATCTTCATACTTAAGAGAACATTACTTATAATATTTTATGCATTAAATTAGgtatttttgtacattttatgACAGAGTTtatatttgtaacttttttggaCTGAAATTAACATGTCCTTTTCCTGccagatacatatttttttttataagcaggGACACCAGCAGGGGTCATCCCACACCTCATTAAATTTATTAACATACAGGCAAATGAACCAATGCCAAAGGTAAAATTTGAATCTGGGTCTCTGGAGTCCTCCAAAGCAAGGTAGCAGAAATCAGTATGTGCATCACACTAACTTTCAGTAGTCTGAACCATGCCAAGTTTTCAGTCTCTAAAGCAAAAGTAATATTGCAATAATTCTAATCTACTGGAGAATACTATTAAGTTCGTTAtcttaaattttagaaaatgtttttaagttaaCTGAATTCCATTCTCAACGTGGTTTTCTTAAGCCCATCAGTGAACAAACGCACCaagtcttctcctttcccattaACTCAGGCCTGTTTTACTTCAAGCTTTACGTTATCACCTTCAATTTACATTTCCTTCCTGGAGAATATTGAAACCATTTTTATTAACAAGTATACAGTCAAACTTTATTAAGCCTTATTAgcttctaaataatttttagatgCAAACATTATTGTGCGATTTAAACAAACAGCCCTTATTTACaacaaaaacagttttgttttgtctatTGTAAATCCTTATGCAACTGGGATGGTGATCTGCATATAAAGTAGGCCAGGCTTTTCAATTCCTTATTAAAGCAATTGATGGAGTCTGAAAGAAGCacactgtttccttttcataaatAGGTTACTGCACATAATAATCCTTTATTATCATGCGGAGATTGAAGTGGCCTCTGCTGACTGATTTTTAGAGCTTTACTATAGTTAATAATACAGTATCTACAACTTTGAGAAATTTTCAGCAATAGCATTTGAGCTATAAATAACTACAATCAATGTTGTTCTAATCAGGACTTTGCCAAAAGGAGGTTGCTTTATATTTAAGAGCTGAAGAGGCTTTGCATGTGTATTGCCAGATATGAGTCATTCAGTAAACTGTCTTCTAATGATTTATGTGACATCTGAGTACATTAATATGCTAACATGTCAATTCTTTATGTTTAGAGTCCATAGCATCTATGGCTGTTCATTAGATCAGGTTTAAAACTGAAGTGCTACAATGAATACGGAAGAATCAGTCTTCAAAATGGTCTCGCTTCAAGAAGGAGGCGAAATGGTATCACATTAGTTGAACTTGGAACATTTGACTGGAATAGCATTCATCTTTGAGTGAGGTACTTGTTTGAAGGCTTCCAGTAGTGATTGTCTTATTATGGCTCCTTTCCCTGGgtaattaaaagcatttattacTGAAACCATAAGAAAAGtataagtattattttaaagtgaagttATTAACTCTTTCCACGTATGATTTTAGTATTGCCTGCAAAACAAGTGCCATGTTATATCTGGTACTCTAGCAGCTAggatattattatttattattctctAGTGAACCAGAACCAATTACAGGGtttttgctcagaaaaatgctaatttttccTACGGAAATGTTTTCCGTTTTCTAGTGTTTGCAAACAACAGAGATAGGGAATTGATTCTTTTAGTAActttatcttgtttatttttactgtttcagtCTCAGACTGTCTTAGCATGTTTGCTTTCGTAGCACAGCCATATTTTACAAAGGTTGCTGTTGCTTTACGTTTCCTTAGCTTTCCTAGTGGAACTTACTTGGTGactagattttattttgcatcacCAATACCAACTTAAAAATCATTACTGCTGTAGAtctttcaggtttgtttttataCCCTTCAGCTGACATCTATTAAGCAATTCTTTTCATAGTCTGTCTAGGTGAgagaggagatttttttcagttacgCTTAAAGAGATTTGTTTAACAGGGAAAGTGTGTCGGCAGCTGCTGTGTAGAAGGTCTCTGCGTTTCCTCAGCTGTGCAGCCCTGGAAGCTGCTGCTTATTAGGGGAGAGCTGCTTGCCTGAGTAGTGGCTTGATAATGAGTCTGAAAAAATTTTCCTTCATAGTTTGAAAAGCTGAACTGTGAAAATTATGTAACCGAGttagcaaagtattttttttcctcagaaaaatgggatgcaaatagttttctttcttaataagTTTGCTTTTGTGAAAGTGGACATAATGACCTTTACAGAAACAGTAATGGTGCAGACTGAAGCACTGTTAAAACTATGCAGTTATCTCCAGTCAAAGTGAGGGGCAGTACACTTCCAATGCATGAATACATTTTTTGACATCTTTCTGTGTAAGCATGAAGTAAAGTTTATCACTGATCTTAGAAACTGGATTTCAGGAAGTAACTTCAATGGCAAAATGGAGAGAGATGCTAGCCTTACACTACTGTGCCCAGATTGCCCTGTTTCCTAGGCAGACATCTGTTTCCCGGGACGATGCTGTGGCTTTGTAGCAACAGAACACACCCAGAGGATGACAGGTTAAttgccttccctttttctccccacaaaacaaatgctgctttttgcagaagGGTCCGTACTTCCTATCTGGGTTCTCAAGCCTGCTGCAGAGCCGCTCCAAATGCCCGTTGGTAGTCCTCctttctgcagcctctctgcCATCAGATTTCACCCTTTGGGGTTCCAGCATTTGCTCAGTTCCTACGTCACCTCCACTATCTGCTTCCCAAGCCCTCACCGTGTAATGCCCCAACCTTTCCCCTCACGGCTGTCCCCCTGggctctccttttcttccctagCTAGCTCTGGAGGACCTCTTCCAGCCTTGAAGGGAACTGACGTCCCTGCTCCACTGAGAGCTCAGCCCTTACCCCCTCCTGTGACGTCCCTGAGTGGCCCCATGTGAAATGAGACACCTGATCCCTGTGGTATTCCTGGAGGAAGGTCTGCATAGCTGTTCCCGCTTCCACTCGTTGAGCAGAGGAGAGAAGTGCAAGATCAAACAGCTTTTCAGCTTCCACGCAGGATTTCCCATGTGCCAACCCTGGCTGTGCAAGCAGCGTTTCTGAGTAAGAACAAATTTAAGACTCAGACTGGTTGTGTCGAGAGTAAATAGCAAAACCCAGGCCATTCAAAAGTGGTTTATTCCCTCCCAAAATATATGGCATGAATTGGGCTACAGATACGCCTGCTTTTTTCCAGTAACTGTACATGATGAGCGCTGATTAGATAGCTAATTCCCCCATAGCTGCAGTCAGCCCAGCCTGACCATTTTCTAGCACACGCACATGCAACATATATGCTCTGCTGAGTATCTGCCAGTCTCTACCCCAAGACATTTCCATTCTATCCACAGACAAATGTTCGCCGTGGAGTTTATAGCCTGCTTCAGTCAAAGGCACTGCCTTTTTATAACACCTTCTTGTGCTGATAGAGAACTATACAGTAggttttagtttggttttctttttcttcccatcaaCACTTgagtttgtaaaataaaaatcaaacttttagAAGTTAGAAGCTCTAATTAGTAGTGTCAAAATAAGGATACCAAAAAGTTGAATTGcctaaaaaaaagtcttaaagaATAGTGATCTTGTATAGGAATACAAATGCCATAATTTTAAACTGCTCATGAGTGAAATGAGATACTGGAAATGTTAATGAAACTTCTTAGGCTCTTACAGGCTAATCACTGATACAGTTTGTGATTTTTCACATTACTGTTTTTGCAGACAGTAAATGTCatttaacagagaagaaaaaccccCATTTCCCAAAGTCCCTCCCCCAGCTGTACCACCCCAAACCATCAGATAAATTAACTTAGGCAGATGATGTgacatttcttgtatttttcccttcactttttCAAAGTGTTCTGTAGGAGAAGTACAAAAGTTATTCTTTTGTAAGAGGATCATTAAGTCTGTTTGGATTATTGATCTCATAGCTTTTCTGGGCACAAGGCCAATCATTTTGACTAAGGTTTTTAATCCTAGCTAATGAGGGAGGTGGATTAATGAGAAgcttttagttgtttttttgttattggAGGGTTGGTTGGATTTTTTGAACCAGTAGATTGACATGTTTATGAATACAGATGAATAGATCATtttgaatgaaagaaatgttgGAGCTGCAATCTGAGATGCAGTCATTCTAAAGACCGAATGGACTCAAGAGTATGAGTGAAGTTTGAAAAACAAGACatcataaaactgtttttcttcctgagatcATAAACACAGAGGGCCCCCATCTGAGTAGAGCAGCAGCTTTTGTTACATGCTGTTAAACTTTTGGAGGGATGAATTTAGAGGCCAGAAGCACCTCCATTATCTTTCAGGATGTTCAGGTAACCAAAGTGTTCAGAATTTGGTTCTCATCTCTGATTGTTACCCTATTTGTCCATGCATCTATATTACCACTGGTAATGCACTATGCTTGAAAAAGTAATCAAGGTGAAATTTGGAAGAGTAGAGCTAGTTACAGTATTTCCAAATCTTTTTTAtctctacttttaaaaatacaatgaattAACCATTTGTGTAATTAATGCCACAGTCTTTTAACTTCTAAGGTCCTTTGTAAAAACTAACTTTTCAGCAAACTGTTCAGATCAATATATGTAGTTAGTTACAAAACAAGAGCAACGCAAAACGTTGCTGGTCTTAAAAAGGAAGGTGGCACTACCATTTCGAAAACGAGATAATGTAAAATCCCTGTTTGCAGTATAACAGAAATTACACCAACATTACGAAGTGTCTGCAATATGACGTCAGGGTTCTTTATGGCAACAGAACAAGTAGAGATTTGTGTCTTAGCGACACAGATTCCTCGTATCTTCTTTTCTCGCCCTGCGCGTGTATTGCTCCCCAGAGCCAGAAGTGTTAGGCACCAGTTATCTTCTAAGCAGGAGGCAGTACAGCCATTTTAAGAATGCTGTCTGCACTGAAAAAGGCACAGCTAATGTATACAGACCTGTTGCAGTTACCTCCTCTTGAGATAAGACCTATTTCCATacaaaagcctggaaaaaaatccccttgaGATCACTGATAATATGACAGAGTCTATTTTAAGAcatcttgatttttgttttgagagCCTCTCATTGGAGAGGCAGAGGAATTGGAGTTGAGACAGTTTTTTCCCATGCtataaacttttttccttctccccagggaTTTGTTACTGACTTGGTACATGCCAGGATCTTAGCTGGGCAgctaaaatgaacagaaaattttgAGAGAACTGTGAAAATGTAATGACTACATAAATTCTCTTCTAAtcacaaaagaacaaacaacaTAATACCGAAGCAAAGCTGACACAGAGGCTTTTAAAGGTTTCAGGTACAGTCAAATCTGACCGATTGAGGTGTCGATGCAGACTACCTTTGTTAGCTTTACACCTGAGTGGCTTCAGTGCAGTCCCCTGGGATTGGCACCAGTGACAAGAATCTCACCAAATACGGGCAGCCACTGAACTCACCGAAATGTGAatggcagagaagagagaaaaagggttATGTCCTC harbors:
- the SLITRK2 gene encoding SLIT and NTRK-like protein 2, yielding MLKGVWLLSLLTVAGISQTESRKPAKDICSKSRCPCEEKENVLNINCENKGFTTVSLLLPPPSKIYQLFLNGNALTRLFPNEFVNYSNAVTLHLGNNDMQEIRTGAFSGLRTLKRLHLNNNKLEVLKEDTFLGLESLEYLQADYNYISAIEAGAFSKLNKLKVLILNDNLLLSLPSNVFRFVLLTHLDLRGNRLKMMPFAGVLEHIGGIMEIQLEENPWNCTCDLLPLKAWLDTITVFVGEIVCETPFRLHGKDVTQLTRQDLCPRKSSSDSNQREKHPVLSDPHISRLSPTANSAINPTRAPKASRPPKTRNRPTPRVTVSKDRQIFGPIMVYQTKSPVPITCPAGCICTSQSSDNGLNVNCQEKKISNISELHPRPTSPKKLYLTSNYLQVIYRTDLAEYSSLDLLHLGNNRIAVIQEGAFTNLTSLRRLYLNGNYLEILYPSMFAGLHSLQYLYLEYNVIKEILPRTFDALSNLHLLFLNNNLLRSLPDNVFGGTSLTRLNLRNNHFSHLPVRGVLDQLSALIQIDLQENPWDCTCDILGLRNWIEQVTDQNNQQSNPPVVINEVICESPTKHSGEHLKFLSKEAICPENPNLSDSSLLSMNQNTDTPHLLGASPSSYPEIHTEVPLSVLILGLLVVFILSVCFGAGLFVFVLKRRKGVQSMPSSANNLDISSFQLQYGSYNTETHDKTEGHVYNYIPPPVGQMCQNPIYMQKEGDPVAYYRNLHEFSYSNLDHKKEDPASLAFTISAAELLEKQSSPREPELLYQNIAERVKELPTGGLVHYNFCTLPKRQFAPSYESRRQNQDRINKTVLYGTPRKYFAEQSKPEHPLLQGKLQTEPDYLEVLEKQTAISQL